The DNA region ACAAAGGACTGCAGCAGATTGCCTTGTGCCTGGGCCAGGCCGTCCTCGACCTGTAGCTGGGCCTGATAGGCGGTGGTCACGGTGGTGAAGTCCGATTCGCCGGATTTGTAGCGTTCGAGTGCCAGTACGGTGCTGCGTCGGGCGGCTTCAGCCGCGGCATTCAGGCGCTGGCGCGATTCGCGGTTGCCGGCGATGGCAGACAGCGCGTCTTCCACCTCCTGCTGGGCACCGAGCACCTGGTTCTGATAATTCAGGATCGCCTGTTCGAAGGCAGCATCCTGTACCCGCACCTGATTGACCAGCTGGCCATGATTGAAAATCGGCATCAACAGGCCGGCCGTGGCGCTGCTGACCGGGTTATGCCATTTGAACAGGTCATCCAGATGATTGCTGCCGCTGTCCGAGGACTGAAAACCGAAGCTGCCGCCGAGGGAGAAGCTCGGGAACAGGGCGGCCTTGGCCTGACCGATGCGCGCCGACTGGGCGATTGCTGCATACTCGGCCTGCAGCACATCCGGCCGCCGCTGCAGCAAGTCGCGCGGAATCCCCGAGGGGACGCCGGTCGGCACACTGGGCATGGGGGCTGCGGCAGCAAACTGTCGCTGATAGTAGTCCGGGGTCTGGCCAACCAGCACGCTCAGCGCGTGTTGCGCTTGCTGCAGGGCGGCACGCAGTGTCGGCAAATTGGCGCCGGTTTGCTCGTACAGGACCTGAGCCTGGCGCAGATCCTGCTCGCTGGAGGCGCCGGCACGGAAGCGGGCATTGGCAATGCGCAGGTTTTCCGCTTGTTGCTTCAGGTTGTCCTGCGCGACCTGCAGGCGTTGCTCCAGCGTGCGCAAATTGAAGTAGGTGGTGGCGATATTGGCTTCCAGCGCTACCATGGCCGCCTGGTAGGCGGCGACGGTCGACAGCCAGCTGGCTTCATTGCCCTCAACTTCGCGACGGGCAGCGCCCCACAGGTCTGGTTCCCAGGAGGCTTGCAGGCTGAGTTGCTGCGTGGTGCCGCCGCCGGTTTTGCCCTGTAGCTGGTTGGCCAGGTCCGGCTTGCTGTAGCTGCGGCTGAATGACAGTTGAACAACCGGCCATTCGGCACCTTGCGAGATGCCCAGTTGCGCTCGCGCCTGGGCGATACGAACGGCCGCACTTTGCAGGGTTGGACTGTTGTCGCGACCGAGTTGCAGCAGCTGGCTTAGTCTGGGGTCGGCAAACTGCTGCCACCAGACGGCAAGCTGGGCTTCATCGGCTTGATCGGTCGGGCTTTGCCAACTGGATTGCACCGAGACGTCCGGGCGCTGATAGTCCGGGCCGACGGCGCAGGCCGACAGTGTCAGACAGATCAGGGCGGACAGACAGCGCTTGGCGAAAGGTGCAGGGAGTCGCTCGAACCGGGCGGCGACATTGTTATATATCGTTGTCATAACGGCCCTTGATGTTTCTTGTCTATATAGACCATCCAGGTCAAAGATGCTTCGAGCATATGGTGTTTTTATTGCGTTTCATTATTATGAATTCCATTCAGTTTTCATACTCGCATTTACCAAGGCGTTGGATATGTCGGAAAACAAAGATCAACCCATTGATTTAATGACAAAAAAACCGAAGCAGGCGCGTGCCAGGCTGACGGTGAAGCTGATTTTCGAGTCCACAGCTCAGATTATTTTGCGCGAAGGTGTCGACAAACTGACCACCAACCGCATCGCCGAAGTAGCGGGTTTTAGTGTCGGGACTTTGTATCAGTACTTCCGCAACAAGGAGGCCATTCTGCTGGCCATGGCCAGGCATGAGACCGAGCACATGATTGGTGAAATCGATGCCTTGTTCGACGAATATGCCGGTGCCGCGACGACGGGATTAGCCGGTGCCCTGGTCGGATTTCTGATGCAGACCTTTTATCATCGGCGCGCCATCCGCCGACAGATTGCCTGTGCCATTTTCCAGCGACAGGTATTGCTCAACCTGTATCCGGTTATCGCCGCCGTCGAGAGCCATGTGGCGCAATGCCTGCTCGATCGGCAGGCTCCAGACATGCGTCTGCTGAGCGAAGCCGAAGCCTATGTGGCATCCCGCAGTTTGATCGGCACGCTACGTGCCGGTGTATTGGAACATTCTGAATGGGCGGACCATCCCGCCTTTCAACAGGCGCTGGAGCGGCAACTGCTGGCCATGTTGCTGCCCACAGACGGGGGAGGGGGCTGACGTCAGTAAAACAGCCACTTGAGGATAAATGGCAGAATAATGACGAATAGCAGAACACTGTTTTCGAAGAAAAATCTTTTCAGCCGATGATCGGGGGCGCCGAGTGCAGATCTTACGTCCCCGACGGATTTGCATGGCGATGCCCCGCAGGCCATCAGCGTGATGGCGCCGACGGCCATGGATAAAGCAAACCATGGCATGCCGGATTGATAGGCGGCCATCGCGACAAGCAGCATCAATATATAGAAATAGATGAATTTTATTCGGTGCGATTTCCTGCACGCATGGCGATACCCGTTATTTTGCTGCATAAAGCGCTCTCGAAATGATTTCCCGGCAATCAGATGATTGCCGGGAAATGCCGAATGATATGACTGCAGGTCATTATTTTGCATCAGCCCTGTGCTATTGCGGGTTACAGACTGCCGGCAATCGCGCCGGTTGCCGCCGCAATTCTGGGAGCATAGTAGGCGGCACGAGCGCCCACCGGACCGGCAATGGCACCCTGAACAGCGCCCCCTGCGGTATATACGCCGAGTTGTGCCCAACTGAACTGCCCGCTGGTTACCACCGATCCGAGATAGCCCGCTGCGCCAGAGACGCCGCCCACCACGGCGCCAGACGGACCCCAGGCACCATTGACTAACATGATTTCAGAATTGCTCATGTCGCGCATTGCCATTTACTCCTTGTGTGATTTGGTTTAAGTCCGACTGGCTTTTTATTAAGCTGCCGTTGCAAGCAAAATCTAAAATCTGCGCGGATTTTTTGTCAAAGTGGTTAGGGGCCGGAAATAAGCAAAGGGCCACGACGATTTAAGCCATTTCTGGCGCGGTGGTTGGCGCGGTTGTTGGCGGTGGAAAGACTGTAGCGGCGCGGCCATCATGCAAGGAGGCACCCGGATGGCCGGCCAGTCCCGACAGACGCAAAGGGTATTTCACCGCGAGTGGGCAGCCGTGTCTGGCACGCGATGCCAGAATGACTGACCGGACGGGGCATTCAGTCCTGCATCAGGCTCGGAACGCAGAGAACCTGAGGCGGATCTCAACCAGCATGTCATGGTTCGTATAATACATATTATGTCAAATACGGTTGATCCTGTCTGGCGCAAGGTCGGGCCTTTGCCAGTTCGCCCCAATGCGCGATGAGATCATCTCCTGGCCACCCCCCGGGCAATGACTGGACTGGCCGCCTGGTCTGACGTAGCATGCCGCTTCTCACTCACAGGAGTTGTCATGCGACAGAAAACGGCAAGAATCAATCCGGTCGCCAAGTTCGCCCGGGAGCTGCAACGCTGCAAGCCCTTCACCGATCGCAAGAAGCGACAGAAACAAGGTTACAGCAAGCACAAGAAAGTGGAGGTTTTTATGCCTCCACTTTTATTTTGCGTAATTTGAAAACGTACGTTTTCTATCAACCCCCGCCGTTATACTTCTCCTTCACCAAAATTGTCCGAGTGGCAGATCCAGATCCAGCTCTCCGCTTGCAAACCGCGCCATGGACTGATGAGCCTTGTCCGAGATGGGGCGCAGCAAGACCGTCTTGCCGCTGCTCAGGCTGTCCAGGGCGCCAGTCTGCCGCCCTCCCCGCAAAATCAGCCCCGGCATTGCTTGCCAGCCGGCTTGTTCGTAAAAGCGTTTTAGTGGCGGGTCACAGGTAAAAACACAGAAATCGGCGGAAGATCGCCGCAGTGATTGCCAGGCCTGCTGCAGCAGTTGCTGCCCGATGCCGGATTGTCGGTGTGCCGGGTGGACGCAAACACAACTCAGTCCGCTGGCCAGCCAGCGATGTTGCTGATCGTGAACCGGTTTGCTCAGGATGGCGGCATAGGCGATATAGTTCTCGTCCTGACAGCCCAGGATGCACCGTGGAGCCAGTGAGAGATCATGGGCGGGCTGCTCAACAGACGGGATGGCCGGCTCGGCCGGCCAGACCAGGTCGAGTAATTGATGGATCCGCTGGCGCTGCTGCGGATCGGTGTCGGCATATGCCAGGGTATGCCAGTGCAGGCTCATGCGGATTCCTTTTCTTCTGTAGGCAAATGCGTCGTACGGGACTATAGTCGCCAGCTACCCATTGATTCTTTCCAGATGGAGCAAGGCGTGAGCGAGCATAACAAACCGGGCAAGATTCTTCCTTATCCCAAAGCCGCCGGCGGTTGGGATGCCATCCGCTTTTCCGCCCTCAGCCTGCGCCAGGAAAAGGTTGACCTGAGCAACCTCAAAGCGTTTTTCAAGCAAAATCAGCCGAGCGGCTTTGATTGCCCGGGTTGCGCCTGGCCGGAGCGCAAGCACACCAATCGGCTGGAGTTCTGTGAGAACGGCGTCAAGGCGGTGGCAGCGGAAATCACCAGCAAGCTGGTGACGGCCGACTTTTTTGCCCGTCATACGGTCAGCGAGCTGATGCAGCAGTCCGACTATGAGCTGGAGCAGCATGGCAGGCTGGCCGAGCCGATGTGCTATGACCCGCAGAGCGACAAATATCTGCCGATCAGCTGGGATCAGGCGTTTGCGTTGATTGCCCGCCATTTGCAGGCCTTGCCGAGTCCGGATCAGGCGGCTTTTTATGCCTCTGGCCGGACCAGCAATGAAGCCGCCTTCCTGTTGCAGCTGTTTGCCCGCCGTTACGGTACCAATAATTTCCCGGATTGTTCGAATATGTGCCATGAGGCCACCAGCCGTGGCTTGCCGGGCACGGTCGGCATCGGCAAGGGGACGGTGACGCTGGAGGATTTTGAACTGGCCGACACCATCCTGATTTTCGGTCAGAATCCCGGGACCAATCATCCGCGCATGTTGGGCGAACTGCGGGAAGCCGCCCGGCGCGGGGCCACCCTTGTCTCGATTAATCCGTTGCGCGAACGCGGCCTGGAGCGCTTCACCAGTCCGCAGCACAGCGCGGAAATGCTGGCCGGCGGCAGTACCCCATTGTGCTCGCTGTTTATTCGTCCCCGCCTGGGCGGCGATTTTGCCTTGATCAAGGCGCTGGCCAAGCGGGTGGTCGAGCTGGATGATGATGCGCAGCGCCACGGCGCTCCGCGTGTGCTGGATGAGGCCTTCATTGCCGGGCATACCGTCGGCTTCGCCGAGTTTGCCGCTGACTTGCGCGGCGAAGACTGGGCGGCCCTGGTCGAGGAGTCCGGGGTCTGTCGTGAAGAGATCGAACAACTGAGCGCAATTTTCGTGCGTGGCCAGGCGGTGATCAGCACCTGGGGCATGGGCCTGACCCAGCACCAGCGCTCCGTGCCGACCATTCAGATGCTGTCCAATCTGATGATGATGCGCGGCATGATCGGCCGACCGGGTGCCGGGCTGTGTCCTGTGCGGGGTCACTCCAATGTGCAGGGCAATCGTACCGTCGGGATTGAGGAGCGCCCTGCCCCGGCTTTTCTGGACCGGCTGGCCGCTGTGTATGGTTTTGAGCCGCCGCGTCATCACGGACTGGATGTTGTGGCGACGATTCAGGCCATGCTGGCCGGCGATCTGAAGGTGTTCTTGGCGCTGGGGGGCAATTTTGCCATGGCGGCACCAGACACCCCGCGTACTTTTGCTGCCCTGCGCCAGTGCGAGCTGACCGTACAGATCACCACCAAACTCAATCGCAGCCATCTGGTGCATGGCAAGGCGGCGCTGATTCTGCCGACGCTTGGCCGCAGCGAGATCGATCGGCAGCAAGGGGTGGCGCAGTGCGTGACGGTGGAGGATTCGATGAGCATGGTGCATGCATCACGCGGCTTCAAAGAGCCGGCGTCGGCGGCGCTGCGCTCCGAAGTGGCCATTCTGTGCGGCGTGGCGCAGGCCACCCTGGGCAAGGCGCCGCTGGACTGGGCTCGCTTGTGTGGTGACTACAGCCTGATTCGTGACGAAATTGCCAGGGTGTTTGAGGATTTCGCGGATTACAATCAGCGTATCCTGGCGCCGGGGGGCTTTCATCTCGGCGTCGCCTCGCGGGACCGGGTCTGGCGTACCGAGTCGGGCAAAGCGCAGTTTCAGGTGCATGCGCTGGATCGGGATACGCCGATTCACCGGGCACGTCGTCAGCATGGCGATCGACTGCTGGTGCTGATGACGACCCGTTCGCATGATCAGTACAACACCACGATCTACGCGCTGGACGATCGTTATCGGGGTGTTTATGGCCAGCGCGACGTGGTGTTTGCCAATTCACAGGATATCGAGCGCCTCGGGTTGCGTGACGGGGATCGCGTCGATTTATCCACTGTATGGGATGACGGTGTGTCGCGCATGCTGTCCGGCTTTCTGCTGGTGGCTTATGACATTCCGCCCGGCTGTCTTGCGGCCTATTTCCCGGAGGCCAATCCGCTGGTCCCCCTGGATAGTGTCGGCATACAAAGCAATACCCCGACCTCCAAGTCGATCCCGGTGCTGATGCAGCGGCACCTGTCCTGATGCCCCCCCCGGGGGGGGCTTCGTGCTGTCAGAATGCGCCGATTTGTGTGCCGAGTGGCAACATGAGGCCGGCGTGATTGACCGTTTGCCGAGGCGGTTGCCCGCTGCCCGGGCAGGGTGGAACCGGCGATGCTGCCGCCCGCTCGCCGATGAAGCGCCCTGCTTCGCTTGCCACCAGTCCCTTTTGATTGTCGACCGTGATGACATGGTAGCAATCCTCCAGAATCAGTTTTTCGACATGTGATGAGCCCAGCCGGCGAGCGAGATAGTGCGCATTGCGCGGACTGGCGACGTTGTCTTCGCGGGCGTGCAGGATCAGGGTGGGTGCGCTGATGTCGCGCAGCCGTCGTTTGGTTGACCGCATCAGGCTGCGCATTTCCCGAATGCTTTCTGCCGGCGTCCGGCTATAGGCGACACGGGATCGTTCCCCCATTTTTTCGGACATCCGCTTGCGCATGCCCTGATTTTTGATGCCATAGTTGCCCCCTTCCTTGTATGACCAGAAGCGTCTCAGCGGTGTGTAGAGCACCAGGGGCAGCAAAAAGCTGTACCAGGGGATGGCGGGACCGTCATAGGCCAGTGTGGTGGACATGGCGACCACCGATGCCACGCGCGTACTCTGGCGTGCCGCCAGTTGCAGCGACAACAGGGCACCGAGGCACAGGCCGGCGACTGAAACGTGCGCATGGCCGGCACACAATGCCTCGAAATGATGCTCGGCGGCCTGGTACCAGTCTTGCCAGCGGGTTTGGGCGAGTTCGGCGACGCTTTGGCCGTGCCCCGGCAAGACCGGAATACGAACGGTGTAACCCTGCTGGTGGAGCGATCTGGCGACGTGCATGACTTCGAAAACATTCCCGGCCAGGCCGTGGATCAACAGTACGGCGTGCGGTCCGCCATCGAGCTGAATGAAGTGAATGGTTTTGCCCAGTTGCGTACTGTCGACATGTACGCCAGGCGGGGTTTCCGCGATGGCTCGGGTTTGTGGTGACATGATGGCGATCGATGGCCGCGGGAGACGCCTCCCGTGGCCATGTTTAGGGTGGGGTGAGCGAGGTGCGGGCTCAGGCGGCCATGCCGCAGGCCTGACCTCGTTGCGACAGGCGGTTGTCCAGTGACAGGGACTGGCGGGCCTGCAGGACGAGCGACTCGCATTTTGCGCGTTCGTCTTGCTGACTGAGGAACCTGGCGGCCTCTTCCGCCACCAGCGCGCGCTGATTGTCGACGGTGATCAGATGGTAGCAGTCATCCAGGATGACCTTGCGCGTATAGGACGAGCCCAGGTGGCGTTCGAGATAGTCGGCATTGCGTACGCTGGCGACTTCGTCTTCCTGTGCGTGCAGGATCAGTGCCGGTGCCGTGACCTTGCCCAGTCGCTGCTTGGTGGCGCGGATCATGCGTCGCATTTCCAGCACGCTGGTGGCCGGAGTCCGGTCGTAAAAGGTGGTGGACGTTTTGGCCATGGTGCTGGCTACCCGCTTGCGAATGGTCGGATTCTTGACGCCATAATTGCCGCCCTCTTTGTACGACCAGACGTGCTTGAGCGGCGTGTAGAGCACCAGGGGCAGCAAAAAGCTGTACCAGGGCATCGAGTAGCCGTCATAAGCCAGCGTGGTCGACATGGCGATCACCGAGGTGACGCGCTCGCGCTTCTGGGAAGCCAGATACAACGCCAGGACCGAACCCATGCACAGACCGGAAACCGACACCCGGGCGTAGTTCTCGGCCAGTGCCTCGAAATGGTTCTCCGCGGTCTGGTACCACGCTTGCCAGGTGGTGTTGGCCAGATCTCGCACTGAGGTCTGATGGCCGGGCAGGATCGGGATACGAACGGTGTAGCCGCGCCGGTTCAGCTGTTTGGCGACGTACATCACCTCGGTGGCCGAGCCCGACAGGCCGTGCAGCATGAGAATGGCATGACGCCCGCCTTCAAGATGAATGAAGTCTTCGGAATGCAATGTCTGGCAACCGGTGGATGAAGCGGCATCTGTGCTGTGCATGGCGCGGCTCATTGACGAGATGATTGATGTTGAGATGGAGTTTATGTGGGAAAATTTCACACGTCAATAGTCGGGTCAGAATTGGGTAAGAAAATGACCATGCATTTTACTGCGCAATAATGACAACGACATTGCAGTACAGCTTCAGACATGAGAAGAAAAGGCGTGGAGAAGGCCGCCAGCCCTTGTTCTTGCTCAAGGAGCACCTCAAACACTCTGCAGGAATCATCGTGCCAACGTAAAATGATCACTTTGTCTCAAAAATGATGAGTTGATCATGCTGCTGCGACGCCTGCGCCCTCTGTTCTTGCCCCTGCTGCTGACTGCCTGTGCGGCGACACAGCCGCCCGCGCCGGTTTCCCCGGCCTCGTCACCGCTGCCGGAAACGGCCTCTGCGCCAGTGGTCTCGCCCCCCTTGCCCACCCCCGTTGTACCGGCGCCGCCCGCCGCCGTGCCGGCCAAGCCGGTGCCGGCGCCCAATTACAACAATCCCCAGGCCGGGCGTGCCCTGCTCGACCGATTGCTGCCGCGCGGCATCCCAGCCAGACAGGCCTGGTCGGAGAATATTTTTGCAGCCTTCACGCAGCTGAAAATTCCGTACGCGCCTCAGTATTTCTGTGCAGTGCTGGCCGTCGCCGAGCAAGAGTCCGGTTTCAGTCCGGATCCGGAGGTGCCCAATCTGTCGGCGATTGTCTGGAAGCAAATCGACGAGCATCGCAAGAAGTACATGATTCCGCAGCTCGTTATTGATGCCGCCATGCTCAAGACCTCACCGGATGGTCGCAGCTACAAGGAGCGGGTGAACGCATTGCGCACCAAGCGGCAGATGAATCAGCTATACGAGGATATGGTGCGGGAAATGCCTTATGGCCAGGACTTGCTGCTGGCCAAGAATCCGATCCGTGACGGTGGGCCGATGCAGGTCAGCGTGGCGTTTGCTCAGACCCAGATCAAGGCATGGCCCTATCCCTACAGTTACGCCAATCTGCGTGATGAAGTGTTCAGCCT from Paludibacterium sp. B53371 includes:
- a CDS encoding DUF1615 domain-containing protein encodes the protein MLLRRLRPLFLPLLLTACAATQPPAPVSPASSPLPETASAPVVSPPLPTPVVPAPPAAVPAKPVPAPNYNNPQAGRALLDRLLPRGIPARQAWSENIFAAFTQLKIPYAPQYFCAVLAVAEQESGFSPDPEVPNLSAIVWKQIDEHRKKYMIPQLVIDAAMLKTSPDGRSYKERVNALRTKRQMNQLYEDMVREMPYGQDLLLAKNPIRDGGPMQVSVAFAQTQIKAWPYPYSYANLRDEVFSLRGSVYFGTAILLQYAAPYDRMIYRFADYNAGRYSSRNAAFQAAVARLSGQKLALDGDLMLYSNKMNRVFSGQASATQKVLSGMADRLQMSVADVVRDLKQEKLSSFEQTTLYQRVFAAADRQAGRKVAREIIPQIVLISPKFTRQLSTEWFATRVNGRYERCMARGGFKAD
- a CDS encoding GNAT family N-acetyltransferase translates to MSLHWHTLAYADTDPQQRQRIHQLLDLVWPAEPAIPSVEQPAHDLSLAPRCILGCQDENYIAYAAILSKPVHDQQHRWLASGLSCVCVHPAHRQSGIGQQLLQQAWQSLRRSSADFCVFTCDPPLKRFYEQAGWQAMPGLILRGGRQTGALDSLSSGKTVLLRPISDKAHQSMARFASGELDLDLPLGQFW
- a CDS encoding carboxylesterase, which codes for MHSTDAASSTGCQTLHSEDFIHLEGGRHAILMLHGLSGSATEVMYVAKQLNRRGYTVRIPILPGHQTSVRDLANTTWQAWYQTAENHFEALAENYARVSVSGLCMGSVLALYLASQKRERVTSVIAMSTTLAYDGYSMPWYSFLLPLVLYTPLKHVWSYKEGGNYGVKNPTIRKRVASTMAKTSTTFYDRTPATSVLEMRRMIRATKQRLGKVTAPALILHAQEDEVASVRNADYLERHLGSSYTRKVILDDCYHLITVDNQRALVAEEAARFLSQQDERAKCESLVLQARQSLSLDNRLSQRGQACGMAA
- a CDS encoding carboxylesterase — translated: MSPQTRAIAETPPGVHVDSTQLGKTIHFIQLDGGPHAVLLIHGLAGNVFEVMHVARSLHQQGYTVRIPVLPGHGQSVAELAQTRWQDWYQAAEHHFEALCAGHAHVSVAGLCLGALLSLQLAARQSTRVASVVAMSTTLAYDGPAIPWYSFLLPLVLYTPLRRFWSYKEGGNYGIKNQGMRKRMSEKMGERSRVAYSRTPAESIREMRSLMRSTKRRLRDISAPTLILHAREDNVASPRNAHYLARRLGSSHVEKLILEDCYHVITVDNQKGLVASEAGRFIGERAAASPVPPCPGSGQPPRQTVNHAGLMLPLGTQIGAF
- a CDS encoding efflux transporter outer membrane subunit, which gives rise to MTTIYNNVAARFERLPAPFAKRCLSALICLTLSACAVGPDYQRPDVSVQSSWQSPTDQADEAQLAVWWQQFADPRLSQLLQLGRDNSPTLQSAAVRIAQARAQLGISQGAEWPVVQLSFSRSYSKPDLANQLQGKTGGGTTQQLSLQASWEPDLWGAARREVEGNEASWLSTVAAYQAAMVALEANIATTYFNLRTLEQRLQVAQDNLKQQAENLRIANARFRAGASSEQDLRQAQVLYEQTGANLPTLRAALQQAQHALSVLVGQTPDYYQRQFAAAAPMPSVPTGVPSGIPRDLLQRRPDVLQAEYAAIAQSARIGQAKAALFPSFSLGGSFGFQSSDSGSNHLDDLFKWHNPVSSATAGLLMPIFNHGQLVNQVRVQDAAFEQAILNYQNQVLGAQQEVEDALSAIAGNRESRQRLNAAAEAARRSTVLALERYKSGESDFTTVTTAYQAQLQVEDGLAQAQGNLLQSFVAVYRALGGGWDGKLTASLPDNITKTMRARTNWGDALDLPNSQRPAQ
- a CDS encoding TetR/AcrR family transcriptional regulator, whose protein sequence is MLRAYGVFIAFHYYEFHSVFILAFTKALDMSENKDQPIDLMTKKPKQARARLTVKLIFESTAQIILREGVDKLTTNRIAEVAGFSVGTLYQYFRNKEAILLAMARHETEHMIGEIDALFDEYAGAATTGLAGALVGFLMQTFYHRRAIRRQIACAIFQRQVLLNLYPVIAAVESHVAQCLLDRQAPDMRLLSEAEAYVASRSLIGTLRAGVLEHSEWADHPAFQQALERQLLAMLLPTDGGGG
- a CDS encoding FdhF/YdeP family oxidoreductase, producing MSEHNKPGKILPYPKAAGGWDAIRFSALSLRQEKVDLSNLKAFFKQNQPSGFDCPGCAWPERKHTNRLEFCENGVKAVAAEITSKLVTADFFARHTVSELMQQSDYELEQHGRLAEPMCYDPQSDKYLPISWDQAFALIARHLQALPSPDQAAFYASGRTSNEAAFLLQLFARRYGTNNFPDCSNMCHEATSRGLPGTVGIGKGTVTLEDFELADTILIFGQNPGTNHPRMLGELREAARRGATLVSINPLRERGLERFTSPQHSAEMLAGGSTPLCSLFIRPRLGGDFALIKALAKRVVELDDDAQRHGAPRVLDEAFIAGHTVGFAEFAADLRGEDWAALVEESGVCREEIEQLSAIFVRGQAVISTWGMGLTQHQRSVPTIQMLSNLMMMRGMIGRPGAGLCPVRGHSNVQGNRTVGIEERPAPAFLDRLAAVYGFEPPRHHGLDVVATIQAMLAGDLKVFLALGGNFAMAAPDTPRTFAALRQCELTVQITTKLNRSHLVHGKAALILPTLGRSEIDRQQGVAQCVTVEDSMSMVHASRGFKEPASAALRSEVAILCGVAQATLGKAPLDWARLCGDYSLIRDEIARVFEDFADYNQRILAPGGFHLGVASRDRVWRTESGKAQFQVHALDRDTPIHRARRQHGDRLLVLMTTRSHDQYNTTIYALDDRYRGVYGQRDVVFANSQDIERLGLRDGDRVDLSTVWDDGVSRMLSGFLLVAYDIPPGCLAAYFPEANPLVPLDSVGIQSNTPTSKSIPVLMQRHLS